A window of Haloarcula sp. H-GB4 contains these coding sequences:
- a CDS encoding MATE family efflux transporter has product MPSTYNPVRGVLLLVGSLLARFGLVERERVRRATDLSWPRIVTGLARMSKSTVDVAMVGLALGPTAIAGVGFAAPFWELVFALGGGVAGGTIGMVSQRYGADAGEELAVTVTTSAAVVLGLTLPLAAAYWVVPGLLVDLVGTGSEAVGYGVQYLRIVALGVPFAALNLIGSRTLVGADDAWTPMLLRAGGGVVNIALNAVFIFGFGLGVVGAALGTVIANVLVTVGFAVGLARGGLPIIGAFPVRIPVSRPFLDRRLGRDLAKTGTPLVGANLARTGAQFPRLFIVGLFGPGVVSAYVVALRVRALLDTPNWGLSLASSSLVGQALGDGDEGEATVWAETVLRLSIGVYIVVAATLLPFSRGIARLFVSDPTVLPLVTVFVAVACASVVFRGVDGGSVGPLRASGDTRWPFYSQLAGMYLFALPLAYLGYVTPLGKVALYASLVVETAVPAAVTYYRFRSGVWRVVSRSYRPDAALDD; this is encoded by the coding sequence GTGCCCTCCACGTACAATCCGGTCCGTGGCGTCCTGCTGCTCGTCGGCAGCCTGCTCGCGCGGTTCGGCCTCGTCGAGCGCGAGCGGGTCCGCCGGGCGACGGACCTGTCCTGGCCCCGCATCGTCACCGGACTCGCGCGGATGTCGAAGTCGACGGTCGACGTGGCGATGGTCGGGCTAGCGCTCGGACCGACCGCCATCGCCGGCGTCGGCTTCGCCGCGCCGTTCTGGGAACTGGTGTTCGCGCTGGGCGGCGGCGTCGCCGGCGGGACTATCGGCATGGTGTCACAGCGCTACGGTGCCGACGCCGGCGAGGAACTGGCGGTAACCGTCACGACCAGCGCCGCTGTCGTGCTGGGGCTGACACTCCCGCTGGCGGCAGCGTACTGGGTCGTCCCCGGACTGCTCGTCGACCTTGTCGGAACGGGGTCCGAAGCCGTCGGATACGGGGTCCAGTACCTGCGTATCGTCGCCCTCGGTGTCCCCTTCGCCGCACTGAACCTCATCGGGAGCCGGACGCTCGTGGGGGCCGACGACGCCTGGACGCCGATGCTGTTGCGGGCCGGCGGCGGGGTCGTTAACATCGCGTTGAACGCCGTCTTCATCTTCGGGTTCGGCCTCGGCGTCGTTGGTGCGGCGCTGGGCACAGTCATTGCGAACGTGCTAGTCACGGTCGGGTTCGCCGTTGGGTTGGCTCGCGGTGGCCTGCCGATAATCGGCGCGTTCCCGGTTCGGATTCCGGTGTCGCGGCCGTTCCTGGACCGGAGACTGGGCCGAGACCTCGCGAAAACCGGGACCCCGCTCGTGGGAGCCAACCTCGCACGGACCGGGGCGCAGTTCCCCCGGCTGTTCATCGTCGGCCTGTTCGGGCCCGGCGTCGTCTCGGCGTACGTCGTGGCGCTTCGCGTCCGGGCGCTGCTTGACACACCGAACTGGGGGCTGAGCCTCGCATCGAGCAGCCTCGTCGGGCAGGCACTCGGCGACGGCGACGAGGGTGAGGCAACCGTCTGGGCGGAGACGGTTCTCCGGCTGAGTATTGGTGTGTACATCGTCGTCGCAGCGACGCTGCTCCCGTTCTCGCGGGGCATCGCCCGTCTGTTCGTTTCGGACCCCACAGTCCTCCCGCTGGTGACGGTGTTCGTCGCCGTCGCGTGTGCCAGTGTTGTGTTCCGTGGCGTTGACGGCGGCTCAGTCGGGCCACTCCGTGCCAGCGGCGACACGCGCTGGCCGTTTTACTCACAGCTGGCCGGGATGTACCTGTTTGCCCTCCCGCTGGCGTATCTCGGCTACGTCACACCGCTCGGAAAGGTCGCGCTGTACGCCTCACTCGTCGTCGAGACGGCGGTTCCCGCAGCGGTGACCTACTATCGATTCCGCTCAGGGGTGTGGCGGGTCGTGAGCCGGTCGTACCGGCCCGACGCGGCGCTCGACGACTGA
- a CDS encoding tRNA (guanine(26)-N(2))-dimethyltransferase: MRVSEGRVTITVPEQPEAGKGADVFFNPVQELNRDITVAALRAYRERTPRVSTYLDATAASGIRGVRAAANDWETTLCDIDDDATALCEQNLERNDLAASVRRSDANVLMHSEAFDVVDVDPFGTPIPFADAAVQGTKHLLCVTATDTAPLCGAHFESGVRSYGAVPRNTEFHAEMGMRVLLSAMIRTAARYDIAARPILSHATKHYARTYLEFDHGAKVANDCIDELGYVHHCQHCLWRDHDYGLIADPPEDCPVCDEHLQTAGPIWLGRTCDPEFVSAVSEQVTEEMGTADEAKELLATLSDEIDTPTHYDQHRLCKRWGRGAEAMDEFIEKLRDAGYEASRTHYGGTTFKTDADVVEIREATAE; the protein is encoded by the coding sequence ATGCGCGTCAGTGAGGGCCGGGTGACGATCACGGTGCCGGAACAGCCGGAGGCGGGGAAGGGTGCGGACGTGTTCTTTAACCCCGTACAGGAGCTGAACCGAGACATCACCGTGGCGGCGCTACGGGCCTACCGAGAGCGAACCCCCCGCGTGTCGACGTATCTGGACGCCACCGCCGCCAGCGGCATCCGCGGCGTCCGCGCGGCGGCCAACGACTGGGAGACGACGCTGTGTGACATCGACGACGACGCGACGGCGCTGTGTGAACAGAACCTCGAACGCAACGACCTCGCGGCCTCAGTCCGGCGGTCGGACGCGAACGTACTCATGCACTCCGAGGCGTTCGACGTGGTCGACGTGGACCCCTTCGGCACGCCGATTCCCTTCGCTGACGCGGCGGTGCAGGGAACCAAGCACCTCCTCTGTGTGACGGCCACCGACACCGCGCCGCTGTGTGGGGCGCACTTCGAGAGCGGCGTCCGCTCGTATGGCGCGGTGCCGCGAAACACCGAATTCCACGCAGAGATGGGGATGCGCGTCCTCCTGTCAGCGATGATCCGGACGGCGGCCCGCTACGACATCGCCGCCCGGCCGATTCTCAGCCACGCGACCAAGCACTACGCCCGGACCTATCTAGAGTTCGACCACGGCGCAAAAGTCGCCAACGACTGCATCGACGAACTCGGCTACGTCCACCACTGCCAGCACTGCCTCTGGCGCGACCACGACTACGGTCTCATCGCCGACCCGCCCGAGGACTGTCCGGTCTGTGACGAGCACCTCCAGACTGCCGGGCCCATCTGGCTCGGTCGGACCTGTGACCCCGAGTTCGTCAGCGCCGTTTCAGAGCAGGTGACCGAAGAGATGGGCACCGCCGACGAAGCCAAAGAACTGCTTGCGACGCTCAGCGACGAAATCGACACGCCGACCCACTACGACCAGCACCGCCTCTGCAAGCGCTGGGGGCGCGGCGCGGAAGCCATGGACGAGTTCATCGAGAAGCTCCGCGACGCCGGCTACGAGGCCTCCCGAACGCACTATGGCGGCACGACGTTCAAGACGGACGCCGACGTGGTGGAAATCCGCGAAGCGACGGCGGAGTAG
- a CDS encoding histidine kinase N-terminal 7TM domain-containing protein yields MNLDLPWLALGSFASGFGSLYLLAQLRAHWDKPGAQWFVATIVTQTVWCFSYGAALLVFDPTLRLALEMVSWLGIIWIGFCFLSFALGYTGRTNVLESGWYRGVAVLPLVETALVVTNPLHTVVWQGFRVVPAAGSAGADYAVLPVGLLTIIVAMLFVSFGTLLVFDTVVSYGPLYRREALAVGLSPIPPGAAVLLWAGGIGPVPAVNLTTLLFLPHVGLDLYAFVRSDMFEFHPATRRAGERAAIHDIATPVAIVDEQGRVVNLNPAAEGMLAIDKYEALTEPLNDFLGDDDIATDGGSSRVSIEAGGRHREFKVRQTALRDETGTQLGYTVVFQDITEEIRRERRLEVLNRFLRHNVRNESVVIQARAELLATELDGDHADYAATIEQSVSRLVDSGQKARTLAEAGAGDAALESVALADLAAGVVETVRDEYDGSVAVEIPDDLQLTTQPALLEILLTNLVENALQHVPAATVTVSATTEGDEVVLTVSDNGPGVPEHELGVLERGRETDLNHGSGVGLWLVRWTATTLEGDLDFDTNDGTTVSVRLPKGRTAAEAG; encoded by the coding sequence ATGAACCTCGACCTCCCGTGGCTGGCGCTGGGCTCATTTGCCTCGGGATTCGGGTCGCTGTATCTGCTGGCCCAGCTCCGGGCACACTGGGACAAGCCCGGCGCGCAGTGGTTCGTGGCGACCATCGTCACGCAGACGGTCTGGTGTTTCAGCTACGGCGCGGCGCTGCTGGTGTTCGACCCGACACTGCGCCTCGCCCTGGAGATGGTGTCCTGGCTGGGCATCATCTGGATCGGCTTCTGTTTTCTCTCGTTCGCGCTGGGATACACAGGTCGGACGAACGTCCTCGAAAGTGGCTGGTACCGTGGCGTGGCGGTGCTACCGCTCGTCGAAACGGCGCTCGTCGTCACAAACCCACTCCATACTGTGGTCTGGCAAGGCTTCCGGGTCGTACCGGCTGCCGGCAGCGCGGGGGCCGACTACGCCGTCTTGCCGGTGGGGCTGCTCACGATCATCGTCGCAATGCTGTTCGTTAGCTTCGGGACCCTATTGGTGTTCGATACGGTCGTCAGCTACGGCCCACTGTACCGGCGTGAGGCGCTGGCGGTCGGCCTGAGTCCGATACCGCCCGGAGCCGCGGTGTTGCTGTGGGCCGGCGGTATCGGGCCGGTTCCAGCGGTGAATCTGACGACGCTCCTGTTCCTGCCCCACGTCGGGCTGGATCTGTACGCGTTCGTCCGGAGCGATATGTTCGAGTTCCACCCGGCGACCCGGCGAGCCGGCGAGCGAGCAGCCATCCACGACATCGCCACGCCCGTCGCCATCGTCGACGAACAGGGCCGGGTCGTGAACCTCAACCCCGCCGCCGAGGGGATGCTCGCCATCGACAAGTACGAAGCACTGACGGAGCCGCTGAACGACTTTCTGGGCGACGACGATATCGCGACCGACGGCGGGAGTTCACGGGTGTCTATCGAGGCCGGTGGTCGACATCGCGAGTTCAAAGTCCGGCAGACAGCGCTCCGCGACGAGACGGGCACGCAACTGGGGTACACTGTTGTCTTCCAAGACATCACTGAAGAGATTCGCCGCGAGCGCCGTCTCGAAGTACTCAATCGCTTTCTCAGACACAACGTCCGCAACGAGAGCGTCGTCATCCAGGCCCGGGCGGAACTGCTGGCGACGGAACTCGACGGCGACCACGCCGACTACGCGGCAACCATCGAGCAGTCTGTCAGTCGTCTGGTCGACTCCGGCCAGAAGGCCCGGACCCTCGCCGAAGCGGGTGCTGGCGACGCAGCCCTCGAATCCGTCGCATTGGCTGACCTCGCCGCCGGAGTCGTCGAAACTGTCCGCGACGAGTACGATGGCTCGGTCGCCGTGGAGATACCCGATGACCTCCAACTGACGACCCAGCCCGCCCTGCTGGAAATCTTGCTTACCAATCTCGTCGAGAACGCTCTTCAGCACGTGCCGGCTGCCACCGTCACTGTCAGCGCCACAACAGAGGGCGACGAGGTTGTGCTGACCGTCAGCGACAACGGCCCCGGGGTACCCGAACACGAACTCGGCGTGCTGGAGCGGGGCCGCGAGACGGACCTGAACCACGGCAGCGGCGTCGGCCTCTGGCTCGTCCGCTGGACCGCGACAACGCTTGAGGGCGACCTCGACTTCGACACGAACGACGGGACGACGGTGAGCGTTCGATTGCCCAAGGGTCGGACGGCCGCCGAAGCAGGGTGA
- a CDS encoding acetoacetate decarboxylase family protein, producing the protein MTKLSDCDRVRLSTGHKVTLPLVTEATAAGAVLPARYDVAESLLPNGLTPVRATARRAAVVLLAVEYHRIGDDAMTPYDEFAVIVAATPDGQRPPLLPLLTRNVGGYIWSLPVTTEPARALGDEIWGYPKTVADITHHDDETRRETTVVENGDRVATVGIDWPRTWERRESIESYAVREGRLERTPIEFRGKLGAAPLSGRVHVDLGDHERADTLWSLDLGSRSVLRFSLEGRITYGAGRPVER; encoded by the coding sequence GTGACAAAACTGTCTGACTGCGACCGGGTTCGGCTGTCGACCGGCCACAAGGTGACGCTCCCACTTGTCACCGAGGCGACGGCCGCCGGGGCGGTGCTCCCGGCACGATACGACGTTGCCGAGTCGCTGCTGCCCAACGGGCTGACGCCGGTTCGGGCAACGGCCCGACGGGCCGCAGTCGTGCTCCTCGCCGTCGAATACCACCGTATCGGCGACGATGCGATGACGCCCTACGACGAGTTCGCGGTGATAGTCGCGGCGACACCGGACGGGCAGCGGCCACCGCTGCTTCCACTGTTGACACGCAATGTCGGCGGCTACATCTGGTCGCTCCCGGTGACAACCGAACCCGCTCGCGCCCTCGGCGATGAGATCTGGGGCTATCCGAAGACAGTCGCCGACATCACCCACCACGACGACGAGACCCGTCGCGAGACGACGGTCGTCGAGAACGGCGACCGCGTGGCGACAGTCGGCATCGACTGGCCCCGAACCTGGGAGCGCCGGGAGAGCATCGAGAGTTACGCAGTTCGAGAGGGACGACTGGAACGAACACCGATCGAGTTCCGGGGGAAACTGGGGGCCGCACCGCTGAGCGGGCGCGTCCACGTTGACCTGGGCGACCACGAGCGGGCCGACACGCTCTGGTCGCTCGACCTCGGCTCCCGGTCAGTACTCCGGTTCTCGCTGGAAGGGCGGATCACGTACGGGGCTGGGCGGCCGGTAGAGCGGTAG
- a CDS encoding SDR family oxidoreductase yields MSTGDSVVLLTGAASGIGAATAQAFADDGWTVYATDIESAFPDDLRDRCRCLELDVTDSEQVEAVVDHIIEEAGRLDCLVNNAGYGVAGPVEDVSPDAAREQFDVLVHGPHRLAQAVLPELREHGGLIITVSSVLGHTASPGLGAYSAGKAAVESLTDALRIEVAGADDIHVSLVEPAWVETWFADGALGNLRAEARTPTYDGTYDALEDGWVLTGGPLATTPETVAATVLAAATDDPPKARYPVGAFATFVRWTHWLPARLQDPIHRGFGRASAFLGRWLR; encoded by the coding sequence GGGCAGCGTCTGGTATCGGAGCGGCGACGGCGCAGGCGTTCGCCGACGACGGCTGGACGGTCTACGCGACGGACATCGAAAGCGCGTTTCCCGACGACCTCCGCGATCGCTGTCGGTGTCTCGAACTCGACGTGACCGACAGCGAGCAGGTCGAGGCTGTCGTTGACCACATCATCGAGGAAGCGGGACGACTCGACTGTCTGGTGAACAACGCCGGCTACGGAGTCGCCGGCCCGGTCGAGGACGTTTCGCCCGACGCCGCCCGCGAGCAGTTCGACGTGCTGGTCCACGGCCCACACCGACTCGCACAGGCAGTGCTCCCCGAGCTGCGCGAACATGGCGGGCTCATCATCACCGTCTCTAGCGTGCTGGGCCACACCGCCTCACCCGGACTCGGCGCGTATTCGGCCGGCAAAGCCGCCGTCGAGTCGCTGACCGACGCACTACGGATAGAGGTGGCCGGCGCGGACGACATCCACGTCTCGCTCGTCGAACCGGCGTGGGTCGAGACGTGGTTTGCCGACGGCGCGCTGGGGAACCTACGTGCCGAGGCCCGGACACCGACCTACGACGGAACGTACGACGCGCTGGAGGACGGCTGGGTTCTCACCGGTGGGCCGCTGGCGACGACGCCGGAGACCGTCGCCGCGACGGTGCTTGCCGCGGCGACCGACGACCCGCCGAAGGCCCGCTATCCGGTCGGCGCGTTCGCTACATTCGTCCGATGGACCCACTGGCTCCCGGCGCGGTTGCAGGACCCGATTCACCGCGGGTTCGGTCGAGCGAGCGCGTTTCTGGGGCGGTGGCTGCGGTGA